From a single Pseudoliparis swirei isolate HS2019 ecotype Mariana Trench chromosome 12, NWPU_hadal_v1, whole genome shotgun sequence genomic region:
- the tmem244 gene encoding transmembrane protein 244 produces MLLDYCCRCFGFTLIKRHGPFSLKTTPSDTLVVLQNLLMCMVCFYSLYYTVVSLCIGLLRVHEINSLLAPFDYTTQPSWQNPKYLVGVISTEVTYVLGGLIFAWIVEEWVWDYAITVTLLHIAMTVAVMSDFPSAEHWWIALGAGLVMMIFGGQLMAHKLFRNNFVSPAELQNF; encoded by the exons ATGTTGTTGGACTACTGCTGTCGTTGTTTTGGATTCACACTCATAAAACGCCATGGACCTTTCTCCCTCAAGACGACGCCCAGTGACACCTTG gtGGTCCTTCAGAACCTGTTGATGTGCATGGTGTGCTTCTACTCTCTCTACTACACGGTGGTCAGCCTCTGCATCGGACTGCTCAG GGTTCATGAGATCAACAGCTTGTTGGCTCCATTCGACTACACCACACAACCGTCATGGCAGAACCCCAAATACCTCG ttGGTGTGATTTCCACAGAAGTGACCTACGTGTTGGGAGGGCTGATATTCGCCTGGATAGTCGAGGAGTGGGTTTGGGATTACGCCATAACTGTCACACTGCTGCACATCGCGATGACTGtggcag TGATGTCCGACTTCCCTTCAGCTGAGCACTGGTGGATAGCTCTGG gtgcAGGCCTGGTGATGATGATATTTGGAGGACAGCTCATGGCCCATAAACTCTTCAGAAACAACTTTGTCTCTCCCGCTGAACTACAGAACTTCTAA
- the fkbp6 gene encoding inactive peptidyl-prolyl cis-trans isomerase FKBP6 isoform X1, which produces MNDVLGDGGILKEVVQSGEGPPIPQNASVSIHYSAFLEYSDRPFETNTRFKYPRMMKLGRDVTLGGLELGLLTMRKGEFSRFLFQPQYAYGDMGCPPFIPAAAVILYEVQILDFLDSGQVDDFIAMSPVGMLQVSRCCHDAEAQNTLPLSTVLEVVDTLRSFGNRAFKQSRYDNAKDQYRRASMLLRNRDTPSDAETEKIKTVMLPLYLNLSLTELRLDRPHKALKYGNKALEIDSANTKALYRCGQAYLELSEYESAQGCLIAAQAKKPFDSDINNLLRRVAICCKDSLDEQKEMYSKMFSGLRAK; this is translated from the exons ATGAACGATGTCCTTGGAGATGGAGGGATCCTGAAAGAGGTCGTCCAATCTGGAGAGGGCCCGCCGATACCTCAAAATGCTTCAGTATCGA TCCATTACTCGGCTTTCCTGGAATATTCTGACCGGCCTTTTGAAACCAACACGCGCTTCAAGTACCCCCGGATGATGAAGTTAGGGAGAG ATGTGACGCTGGGCGGACTGGAGCTGGGTCTGCTGACCATGCGGAAAGGAGAATTCTCTCGCTTCCTCTTCCAGCCCCAGTACGCCTACGGGGACATGGGTTGTCCTCCGTTCATTCCCGCTGCCGCCGTGATCCTGTACGAGGTTCAGATCCTCGACTTCCTCGACTCGGGACAAGTGGACGACTTCATCGCAATGAGTCCGGTAGGGATGCTTCAGGTGTCCCGTTGTTGTCACgatgct GAGGCGCAGAACACTCTTCCTCTGTCCACGGTCCTCGAAGTCGTCGACACACTACGCAGCTTCGGCAACCGTGCCTTCAAACAAAGCCGCTACGACAATGCCAAAGATCAATACAGACGG GCATCGATGCTGCTGAGGAACAGGGACACGCCGAGCGATGCCGAGACGGAGAAGATCAAGACGGTGATGCTTCCTCTCTATCTGAACCTTTCTCTCACCGAGCTCCGTCTGGACCGCCCGCACAAAGCCCTCAAATATGGCAATAAAGCCTTGGAGATAGACTCTGCCAACACTAAGGCTCTTTACCGCTGCGGTCAG GCGTATCTGGAGCTGAGCGAGTACGAGAGCGCCCAGGGTTGCCTCATAGCCGCTCAGGCAAAGAAGCCCTTTGACAGCGACATCAACAACCTGCTGAGGAGAGTGGCAAT ATGCTGTAAGGACAGCTTGGACGAACAGAAGGAAATGTACTCCAAGATGTTCAGTGGCTTGAGGGCCAAGTGA
- the fkbp6 gene encoding inactive peptidyl-prolyl cis-trans isomerase FKBP6 isoform X2, which yields MTGNGFVSSIRRFLNTEEPLTSRTSCPFDQLRQQMNDVLGDGGILKEVVQSGEGPPIPQNASVSIHYSAFLEYSDRPFETNTRFKYPRMMKLGRDVTLGGLELGLLTMRKGEFSRFLFQPQYAYGDMGCPPFIPAAAVILYEVQILDFLDSGQVDDFIAMSPEAQNTLPLSTVLEVVDTLRSFGNRAFKQSRYDNAKDQYRRASMLLRNRDTPSDAETEKIKTVMLPLYLNLSLTELRLDRPHKALKYGNKALEIDSANTKALYRCGQAYLELSEYESAQGCLIAAQAKKPFDSDINNLLRRVAICCKDSLDEQKEMYSKMFSGLRAK from the exons ATGACAGGAAACGGGTTTGTATCCAGTATCCGGCGGTTCCTCAACACCGAGGAGCCGCTAACGAGCAGGACGTCG TGTCCGTTCGATCAACTTCGCCAGCAGATGAACGATGTCCTTGGAGATGGAGGGATCCTGAAAGAGGTCGTCCAATCTGGAGAGGGCCCGCCGATACCTCAAAATGCTTCAGTATCGA TCCATTACTCGGCTTTCCTGGAATATTCTGACCGGCCTTTTGAAACCAACACGCGCTTCAAGTACCCCCGGATGATGAAGTTAGGGAGAG ATGTGACGCTGGGCGGACTGGAGCTGGGTCTGCTGACCATGCGGAAAGGAGAATTCTCTCGCTTCCTCTTCCAGCCCCAGTACGCCTACGGGGACATGGGTTGTCCTCCGTTCATTCCCGCTGCCGCCGTGATCCTGTACGAGGTTCAGATCCTCGACTTCCTCGACTCGGGACAAGTGGACGACTTCATCGCAATGAGTCCG GAGGCGCAGAACACTCTTCCTCTGTCCACGGTCCTCGAAGTCGTCGACACACTACGCAGCTTCGGCAACCGTGCCTTCAAACAAAGCCGCTACGACAATGCCAAAGATCAATACAGACGG GCATCGATGCTGCTGAGGAACAGGGACACGCCGAGCGATGCCGAGACGGAGAAGATCAAGACGGTGATGCTTCCTCTCTATCTGAACCTTTCTCTCACCGAGCTCCGTCTGGACCGCCCGCACAAAGCCCTCAAATATGGCAATAAAGCCTTGGAGATAGACTCTGCCAACACTAAGGCTCTTTACCGCTGCGGTCAG GCGTATCTGGAGCTGAGCGAGTACGAGAGCGCCCAGGGTTGCCTCATAGCCGCTCAGGCAAAGAAGCCCTTTGACAGCGACATCAACAACCTGCTGAGGAGAGTGGCAAT ATGCTGTAAGGACAGCTTGGACGAACAGAAGGAAATGTACTCCAAGATGTTCAGTGGCTTGAGGGCCAAGTGA